Proteins encoded together in one uncultured Sphaerochaeta sp. window:
- a CDS encoding TIGR00282 family metallophosphoesterase — translation MVVLLLGDVCGQPGSRALFLGLHTLVKDYRADMVIVNGENAAGGFGLNADLMNQFFSLGVNVITSGNHIWQQDDLRPLLDSEKRLLRPANYPPAAPGHGSVVVEVKGNKVGVLNLQGRQSLPSIDCPFRVGSDQVAKLRKQTPLIFVDFHAENPEEKEALALYLDGKVSAVVGTHTHVQTADEKILPHKTAYITDLGLCGPSESVIGSKPDISIARQLTQMPLRSEIADTAPVIQGVCVTLDTVSGQAISIERFTRLYDI, via the coding sequence ATGGTAGTCCTGCTTTTGGGCGATGTCTGTGGACAGCCCGGGAGCAGGGCTCTCTTTCTTGGATTACATACATTGGTCAAGGATTATCGAGCTGACATGGTTATCGTGAATGGTGAGAATGCAGCCGGTGGTTTTGGCCTGAATGCCGATTTGATGAACCAATTCTTCTCACTTGGGGTGAACGTGATCACCAGTGGGAACCATATCTGGCAGCAGGATGACTTACGGCCATTGCTGGATAGCGAGAAACGTTTGCTTCGTCCGGCCAATTATCCCCCTGCAGCACCTGGGCATGGCTCTGTCGTTGTTGAGGTCAAGGGGAATAAGGTTGGCGTCCTCAATCTGCAAGGAAGGCAGTCCCTGCCCTCCATTGATTGTCCTTTTCGAGTTGGTTCTGACCAAGTGGCAAAGTTGCGAAAGCAGACTCCCCTGATCTTTGTAGATTTTCATGCAGAGAACCCTGAAGAGAAAGAAGCCTTGGCACTCTATCTTGATGGCAAGGTGAGTGCGGTAGTTGGAACTCATACCCACGTACAGACAGCTGATGAGAAAATTCTTCCCCATAAGACTGCATACATTACAGATTTAGGTCTTTGTGGCCCGTCGGAGAGTGTCATCGGTTCGAAGCCTGATATTTCGATTGCAAGGCAACTTACCCAAATGCCGCTTCGCAGCGAGATTGCTGATACTGCACCGGTCATTCAGGGTGTGTGTGTTACCCTGGACACTGTCAGTGGACAGGCGATCAGTATTGAACGATTTACGAGGTTGTACGATATTTGA
- the rpmD gene encoding 50S ribosomal protein L30 produces the protein MADAKKIKVTLVRGLSGSLPKQRRTVKALGLGKISSSVVHEATPATLGMVRVVAHLVKVEEM, from the coding sequence ATGGCTGACGCAAAGAAAATCAAGGTTACCCTTGTTAGAGGTCTTTCCGGTTCACTGCCTAAGCAGCGCAGAACGGTGAAGGCTCTCGGACTTGGCAAGATTTCCAGCTCGGTTGTACACGAAGCTACTCCCGCTACGCTTGGGATGGTCCGTGTAGTAGCACACCTTGTGAAAGTCGAGGAGATGTAA
- a CDS encoding TlyA family RNA methyltransferase translates to MKERKVALLQALCQQFDEYTKDQLTAYIVCRNVLVDGVLSTDPKQLVSSHATFSFTFDAYVSRGGYKLEHALDEFSLDVSGLVMLDAGSSTGGFTDCLLKRGAALVHSVDVGYNQLDWKLRTNEQVQVHERQNIMTLEDLDPPCNAAVCDLSFRSIARAASHILSLCNNTWLVSLIKPQFEVPKGLEDFNGVVEDPEVLLDVMLRVFDLLEEDGVGIHELTKSPLKGHKGNVEFLALLKSEVGMDKNSFASRVKALLF, encoded by the coding sequence ATGAAAGAGAGGAAGGTAGCCCTGCTGCAGGCCCTCTGCCAGCAGTTCGATGAGTACACTAAAGACCAACTCACTGCATATATTGTCTGCCGTAATGTATTGGTGGATGGGGTGCTCTCCACTGATCCCAAACAGTTGGTTTCCTCTCATGCAACCTTTTCTTTTACCTTTGATGCCTATGTCTCCCGTGGTGGTTACAAGCTCGAGCATGCCTTAGATGAGTTCTCCCTGGATGTAAGCGGTTTGGTGATGCTTGATGCGGGCTCTTCCACAGGTGGCTTCACTGATTGCCTGCTCAAACGTGGAGCTGCCTTGGTGCATAGTGTAGATGTAGGGTACAACCAGCTCGATTGGAAACTCCGCACCAATGAGCAAGTGCAGGTCCATGAGCGGCAGAACATCATGACCTTGGAGGACTTGGATCCTCCTTGCAATGCTGCTGTATGCGATCTTTCCTTCCGTTCCATCGCTCGAGCCGCAAGCCACATCCTCTCACTCTGCAACAATACCTGGTTGGTCTCTCTGATCAAACCGCAGTTTGAGGTGCCAAAGGGCTTGGAGGATTTCAACGGAGTTGTTGAGGACCCTGAGGTTCTTTTGGATGTAATGCTCAGAGTGTTTGATTTGCTTGAAGAGGATGGGGTGGGCATACACGAACTTACAAAAAGTCCACTCAAGGGTCACAAAGGTAATGTTGAATTCCTTGCACTTCTGAAATCAGAGGTCGGAATGGATAAGAATTCCTTTGCATCGCGCGTAAAGGCTCTATTGTTCTAA
- the rpsM gene encoding 30S ribosomal protein S13 — MARIAGVDLPNKAVKIALTYIYGIGRCSAVEICEKTKIDPDTSINTLSSDDLAVLRKVIEEEYKVEGRLRTEVALNIKRLMDIGCYRGLRHRKGLPVNGQRTKTNARTRKGKKKTVASKKK; from the coding sequence ATGGCGAGAATTGCAGGTGTAGATTTGCCGAACAAGGCAGTAAAAATCGCCTTGACCTATATTTATGGGATTGGTAGGTGTTCGGCGGTTGAGATTTGTGAAAAAACAAAAATTGATCCCGATACAAGTATTAATACCCTTTCCAGTGATGACCTGGCAGTATTGCGTAAGGTTATCGAGGAAGAGTACAAAGTAGAAGGACGTCTGAGAACAGAGGTCGCTCTGAACATCAAGCGCCTTATGGACATCGGTTGCTATCGTGGCCTTCGTCATCGTAAGGGTCTTCCCGTTAACGGACAGAGGACAAAAACCAATGCCCGTACTCGCAAGGGTAAGAAGAAGACCGTTGCGTCCAAGAAGAAATAA
- the rny gene encoding ribonuclease Y: MNNILLILLSCFIGIIFGWLGRWLYAKFKLTSVEQKAIRLNEEAIKEAEAKSKELLLETRDQLLKEQQQQEREARERRIELQRSERRLTQKEENLEHKQADLDAIKKQLGDWEGNLSKKEQEIAEKEGSLITELERIAGLSADEAKNIIMETMYNDARRDAQLMINKIEQEAQLSADKKARDIVVTSIQRLATEVVSDVTVSSVNLPSDEMKGRIIGREGRNIRTLETLTGVDVIIDDTPEAVVISCFDPVRKEIARVALERLVQDGRIHPARIEEVVNKVSKEVGRIIADEGEKVIFDLGVHNVSPEMIRALGRLYFRTSYGQNVLNHSKEVAILSGMIASEVGANSELALRAGLLHDIGKGTETESDANHAEMGAEMAKRLGEDPKIVNAILAHHNDTEPQTLEAVIVQIADAISAARPGARRETLDNYIKRLESLEHIAESFEGVDKAYAIQAGRELRILVNNDQVNDDGAKEIAKGIASRIEAELRYPGRIKVTIIREMRVVEYAR; this comes from the coding sequence ATGAACAATATACTTTTGATCCTCCTAAGTTGTTTTATTGGTATCATCTTTGGTTGGTTAGGCCGTTGGCTGTATGCGAAATTTAAGCTTACCTCCGTTGAACAGAAAGCTATTAGGTTGAATGAGGAAGCTATAAAGGAAGCGGAAGCAAAAAGCAAAGAGCTTTTGCTTGAGACTCGGGATCAGTTGTTGAAAGAACAACAACAGCAGGAACGAGAGGCTAGAGAGAGACGGATTGAACTGCAACGTTCTGAGAGAAGACTCACGCAAAAAGAGGAAAATCTCGAGCATAAGCAGGCTGATTTGGATGCTATCAAAAAGCAATTGGGAGATTGGGAAGGAAACCTTTCCAAGAAAGAACAAGAGATTGCCGAGAAAGAAGGCAGCTTGATTACAGAACTTGAACGTATCGCTGGACTTTCCGCTGATGAAGCTAAGAATATCATCATGGAAACCATGTACAACGATGCGAGGAGAGATGCCCAGCTCATGATCAACAAGATTGAGCAAGAGGCCCAGCTCTCCGCTGACAAAAAAGCAAGGGATATCGTCGTTACCTCGATTCAAAGGTTGGCAACAGAGGTCGTCAGTGATGTGACGGTCAGTTCAGTGAATCTTCCCAGTGATGAGATGAAAGGCAGGATAATCGGTCGTGAAGGCCGTAATATCCGTACCCTGGAAACACTTACTGGTGTGGATGTGATCATTGATGACACGCCAGAGGCTGTAGTTATCTCCTGTTTTGACCCCGTAAGGAAGGAAATTGCCCGTGTCGCTTTGGAGAGACTTGTCCAGGATGGAAGAATCCACCCTGCTCGTATCGAAGAGGTGGTGAACAAGGTATCGAAGGAAGTGGGAAGAATCATTGCAGACGAAGGTGAGAAAGTCATCTTCGACCTAGGGGTACATAATGTGAGCCCTGAGATGATCCGAGCGCTTGGTCGACTATACTTTAGAACCAGCTATGGGCAGAATGTGTTGAATCACTCAAAGGAAGTAGCAATACTTTCCGGCATGATAGCCAGTGAGGTCGGTGCGAATAGTGAGTTGGCACTTCGTGCTGGACTCCTGCATGACATCGGAAAAGGCACTGAAACCGAGAGTGACGCTAACCACGCAGAAATGGGTGCGGAAATGGCTAAACGACTTGGGGAGGATCCCAAGATTGTGAATGCCATCCTCGCTCACCACAACGATACAGAACCGCAGACCCTGGAAGCGGTAATTGTGCAGATAGCCGACGCTATCAGTGCAGCACGGCCAGGAGCAAGGCGGGAGACGCTCGATAATTACATCAAGCGCCTTGAGTCGCTGGAACACATCGCTGAGAGTTTTGAAGGCGTGGATAAGGCATATGCCATCCAAGCCGGTAGAGAGCTCAGGATTCTGGTCAATAATGACCAGGTGAACGACGATGGGGCTAAGGAGATTGCCAAGGGCATCGCCAGCCGTATCGAAGCAGAACTGAGGTATCCGGGCAGAATCAAGGTGACCATCATCCGTGAGATGAGGGTTGTCGAATACGCTAGGTAG
- the rplQ gene encoding 50S ribosomal protein L17 has translation MKHKIGFNALNRSSAHRKALKRNMVTSLFRYERIETTKAKALEVRKMAEKMITRAKVDNVANRRQIARDIYDEAIVAKLFTEIAPLFVERKGGYTRVLKTGNRLGDAAEMVILELVEKTSKPEKKAEKKTEKKAEKKTEKKSEQKTEKKASKPAKKAEKKDKEEK, from the coding sequence ATGAAGCATAAGATTGGATTCAATGCGCTTAATAGAAGTTCTGCTCACCGCAAAGCTCTGAAGCGCAACATGGTGACCAGTCTGTTCAGATATGAGCGGATTGAGACCACCAAGGCAAAGGCTCTGGAAGTACGCAAAATGGCTGAGAAAATGATTACCCGTGCTAAAGTTGACAATGTGGCCAATCGCCGCCAGATTGCACGGGACATCTATGATGAAGCTATTGTTGCAAAGCTCTTCACAGAGATCGCTCCCTTGTTTGTCGAGCGGAAGGGCGGTTACACCCGTGTCCTGAAGACCGGCAATCGTCTCGGAGACGCTGCCGAGATGGTAATCCTCGAGCTGGTGGAGAAAACTTCAAAGCCCGAGAAGAAGGCCGAAAAGAAGACTGAAAAGAAAGCTGAGAAGAAGACTGAGAAGAAATCTGAACAGAAGACTGAAAAGAAGGCCTCAAAACCAGCCAAGAAGGCTGAGAAGAAGGACAAAGAGGAGAAATAA
- the secY gene encoding preprotein translocase subunit SecY — translation MANSLVEMYRIKDLRKKIFITLSLLIVSRIGAVIPIPGIDPEVLKLFFLSQSSDSNIGLTEYLNFFSGGAFSNFSLFMLGVMPYISTQIIVQLLMLVIPSLKKLAQDPSGHKKIQQYTRYGTIVVCLIQSYVVTIYANSIPGVMTMSTVPFTLVAMLTVTTGSMLLIWIGNKITQWGIGNGISLLIFAGIVARFPEAVSVLFQSISAGVLNPIVVLVVFVMFLVVVALVVYEEQGVRKIPVNYAKRVVGRKMYGAQSTYIPIKVNPSGVIPVIFASALLSFPLQIATTLGQEVRWLAAFANWLNPQGAPYLIIYALLIIGFAFFYTQVSMNPVEMAKQIRENGGSVPGVRSEKLEEYLTKVLNRIVLPGSLFLAFIALIPTLVQMFFNFPASVAMLFGGTSLLILVGVDLDTMRQIEGVMKMHHYDGFNVDGKKRKSKHI, via the coding sequence ATGGCAAACTCCTTAGTTGAGATGTATAGAATCAAGGATCTCCGGAAAAAGATTTTCATTACCCTAAGCCTGCTGATTGTCAGCAGGATCGGGGCAGTGATTCCTATTCCTGGGATTGATCCGGAAGTTCTGAAACTGTTTTTTCTATCCCAGAGTTCAGATTCAAATATCGGTCTAACCGAGTATCTGAACTTCTTTTCGGGTGGTGCGTTCTCCAACTTTTCTCTGTTTATGTTGGGTGTCATGCCGTACATCAGCACACAGATTATTGTGCAGCTGTTGATGTTGGTTATCCCTTCACTGAAGAAGCTGGCCCAGGACCCATCCGGGCATAAGAAGATTCAGCAGTACACCAGATATGGTACGATTGTAGTTTGTCTGATTCAGTCGTATGTAGTCACTATCTACGCCAACTCCATTCCCGGCGTGATGACAATGAGCACCGTACCGTTCACATTGGTAGCTATGCTTACCGTAACGACCGGTTCTATGCTTTTAATTTGGATCGGTAACAAGATCACCCAGTGGGGTATCGGAAACGGTATCAGTCTGTTGATCTTCGCCGGTATTGTAGCAAGATTTCCCGAGGCCGTATCGGTTCTGTTCCAGAGCATCTCCGCGGGTGTTCTGAACCCAATCGTCGTCTTGGTGGTCTTCGTAATGTTCTTGGTTGTTGTTGCTCTCGTCGTGTATGAAGAGCAAGGCGTAAGAAAGATTCCCGTGAACTATGCCAAGCGTGTGGTAGGCCGTAAGATGTACGGTGCACAGAGTACGTACATCCCTATCAAGGTCAACCCATCAGGTGTTATCCCGGTAATTTTTGCAAGTGCTTTGCTTTCCTTCCCGTTGCAGATTGCAACCACATTGGGACAAGAGGTGAGGTGGCTTGCTGCCTTCGCTAATTGGTTGAATCCACAGGGTGCCCCCTATCTGATTATCTACGCCCTGTTGATCATAGGGTTTGCCTTCTTCTATACCCAGGTTTCAATGAACCCGGTGGAGATGGCCAAACAGATTCGTGAGAATGGTGGTTCAGTTCCCGGCGTACGTTCCGAGAAACTTGAAGAGTACCTTACTAAGGTGCTTAACCGCATTGTTCTCCCTGGCTCCCTGTTCTTGGCTTTCATTGCCTTGATTCCTACGCTGGTGCAGATGTTCTTCAACTTCCCTGCATCTGTTGCAATGCTTTTCGGTGGAACGTCACTACTGATTCTTGTCGGTGTTGACTTGGATACCATGCGACAGATTGAAGGTGTTATGAAGATGCACCACTACGATGGTTTCAATGTTGACGGCAAGAAGAGGAAGTCGAAACACATTTAG
- the rpmJ gene encoding 50S ribosomal protein L36: MKVRASVKPICDKCKVVRRNGVVRIICENPKHKQRQR; the protein is encoded by the coding sequence ATGAAAGTAAGAGCAAGTGTCAAACCGATTTGTGACAAGTGCAAAGTAGTCAGACGGAATGGGGTGGTCCGCATTATTTGTGAGAACCCCAAGCACAAGCAGAGACAGAGATAA
- the rplO gene encoding 50S ribosomal protein L15, whose protein sequence is MGQIHAPKGANKKKTIVGRGASSKGRSCGRGHDGQNSRSGGGVRLGFEGGQMPLYRRVARRGFSNSVFKKEYAVVSLDVISANFEDGDVVTLDALKDVGLVKGHNTQAKVLCNGELTKKVVIDGLKVSATAIEKITAAGGEIK, encoded by the coding sequence ATGGGACAGATTCATGCACCGAAAGGTGCCAATAAGAAAAAGACAATCGTAGGACGTGGCGCGTCCTCGAAGGGTCGCTCCTGCGGTAGGGGTCATGACGGACAGAATTCTCGCTCCGGCGGTGGTGTTCGTCTCGGCTTCGAAGGCGGACAGATGCCTTTGTACCGCCGTGTTGCCCGTAGAGGTTTTTCCAACAGTGTATTTAAGAAAGAGTATGCCGTTGTCTCCCTTGATGTAATTTCTGCTAACTTCGAAGATGGGGATGTAGTTACCCTCGATGCCTTGAAGGACGTTGGGTTGGTCAAGGGACACAATACACAGGCGAAAGTTCTGTGTAATGGAGAACTTACCAAGAAGGTAGTCATTGACGGTTTGAAGGTTTCCGCTACTGCGATCGAGAAGATTACAGCTGCGGGTGGCGAGATTAAATAA
- the rpsE gene encoding 30S ribosomal protein S5, which yields MDRSRDRDRDKNDGFVEKLIKLNRVAKVVKGGRRFSFSALVVVGDQNGKVGYGFGKANDVTEAIRKAVDRAKSSMIVVPMKKTTIPHEILGNYKSASVLLKPARPGTGVIAGGAVRAICDVCGISDIQGKSLGSKNAINTVKAAFDGFENLFDAKVVAKNRGKSLNEMWG from the coding sequence GTGGATAGATCGAGAGATAGAGATAGAGATAAGAACGACGGGTTTGTCGAGAAGCTGATCAAGCTGAACCGTGTTGCCAAGGTTGTCAAGGGTGGTAGAAGGTTCTCCTTCTCCGCACTGGTAGTCGTTGGTGACCAGAATGGTAAGGTTGGATATGGTTTCGGTAAGGCCAATGACGTCACTGAGGCGATCAGAAAGGCTGTCGATCGTGCTAAGTCAAGCATGATTGTTGTACCGATGAAGAAGACAACTATTCCTCACGAGATCTTGGGAAACTACAAGAGTGCAAGCGTGCTCTTGAAGCCTGCAAGACCTGGTACGGGTGTTATTGCCGGTGGTGCAGTCCGCGCTATTTGTGACGTCTGTGGTATCTCTGATATCCAGGGCAAGTCACTTGGCTCCAAGAATGCAATCAATACGGTTAAAGCTGCCTTTGATGGTTTCGAGAATCTTTTCGATGCCAAAGTGGTTGCAAAGAATCGGGGCAAGTCCCTGAATGAGATGTGGGGGTAA
- a CDS encoding DNA-directed RNA polymerase subunit alpha, whose protein sequence is MARKNLLKGFKKPKGITFEHSAVEPNYGKFIAYPFERGFGTTIGNTLRRVLLSSIQGYAVTAVKFTSFNEDGVPHLISSEYEQLPGVREDIADIIASLKKLQIKMPDDSEGTNLLIECKGPGVVTGANFERDQVEITNKDLVLFTMMDDANIEMEVQIDLGRGYVPSEINEKYVEEIGTIPIDASFSPVTRVKYSIEPTRVGYRSDYDKLTLEIYTDGTIIPQNALAEAAKIAKDYFQIFINFDETLINNNDEVDEEEERVRKILNTSVEELELTVRSSNCLKNANIRTIGDLTKKTEEEIAKTRNFGKKSLQEIKEKLKEWNLSLGMTDYSVLKTAIKVPGNKEEENEA, encoded by the coding sequence ATGGCACGCAAAAACCTTCTGAAGGGCTTTAAGAAGCCCAAGGGGATCACCTTCGAACATAGCGCAGTTGAGCCGAACTATGGGAAATTCATCGCTTATCCGTTTGAGAGAGGCTTTGGTACCACGATCGGTAACACGCTTAGGAGGGTACTCCTCTCATCGATCCAGGGGTATGCCGTCACTGCCGTAAAGTTCACCAGCTTCAATGAAGATGGTGTTCCCCACTTGATCTCAAGTGAGTATGAGCAGCTTCCCGGTGTTCGCGAAGATATCGCGGATATCATTGCCTCGCTCAAAAAACTGCAGATCAAGATGCCCGATGATTCGGAGGGTACAAACCTCCTCATCGAGTGTAAGGGCCCCGGCGTAGTGACCGGTGCAAACTTCGAGCGTGACCAGGTTGAGATCACCAACAAGGATCTGGTTCTTTTCACGATGATGGATGATGCCAACATCGAGATGGAAGTTCAGATAGACCTTGGTAGGGGCTATGTCCCGTCTGAAATCAACGAGAAGTATGTGGAAGAGATTGGGACTATCCCCATCGATGCCAGCTTCTCACCGGTTACCCGCGTAAAGTATTCGATTGAACCCACCCGTGTCGGCTATCGTAGTGATTATGACAAGCTCACACTGGAAATCTACACTGATGGTACGATTATTCCTCAGAATGCGCTTGCAGAGGCTGCTAAGATTGCAAAGGATTATTTCCAGATCTTTATTAACTTTGATGAAACGTTGATTAACAACAATGACGAAGTTGATGAAGAGGAGGAACGCGTCCGCAAGATTCTCAACACTTCCGTTGAGGAACTTGAATTGACAGTACGCTCCAGCAACTGTCTGAAGAACGCAAACATCCGAACCATCGGCGATCTCACCAAGAAGACTGAGGAAGAGATTGCAAAAACGAGGAACTTCGGTAAGAAGAGCCTCCAGGAAATTAAGGAAAAACTGAAGGAGTGGAATCTCAGCCTTGGGATGACCGACTACAGTGTCCTGAAAACTGCAATCAAAGTACCAGGGAACAAGGAAGAAGAGAATGAAGCATAA
- the rpsK gene encoding 30S ribosomal protein S11: MATIKRKVKKTVYEGNVYIQATFNNTIVTVTDLNGNAVSWASAGGLGFRGAKKSTPYAAQTTAEKAAKAAMDSGLQEVNVFVKGPGVGRESAIRTLGVLGLKVRSIRDVTPIPHNGCRPRKSRRV; encoded by the coding sequence ATGGCTACTATTAAACGTAAAGTCAAGAAAACGGTATATGAAGGCAATGTCTATATCCAGGCGACCTTTAACAATACCATTGTTACCGTTACCGATCTAAACGGGAATGCGGTATCTTGGGCTAGTGCCGGTGGACTTGGTTTCCGTGGCGCTAAGAAGTCCACTCCCTATGCAGCACAGACCACTGCCGAAAAGGCTGCCAAGGCTGCTATGGATAGTGGATTGCAGGAAGTGAACGTATTTGTGAAGGGACCCGGTGTTGGACGTGAGAGCGCCATCAGGACGTTGGGTGTGCTCGGACTTAAGGTCCGTTCCATTCGTGATGTCACCCCTATCCCACACAATGGATGCAGACCTCGCAAGAGTAGAAGAGTCTGA
- a CDS encoding GerMN domain-containing protein — translation MQMDEAPKPRRAISPLFILLAWILFTLGVFALGYPRVRQAVVSSGVLQYARIGEDSPLPSTQVRTVQVSFITASGEQQLVSLQTKRLGGSQYHDSYEALLKGPTREVLSSGLVSYINPGTSLIGVTLSNKILFVDVSKDFLDSLDIVKATEQMKTTALAFSQVKDLVILVEGKPLEQ, via the coding sequence ATGCAAATGGATGAAGCTCCCAAACCAAGACGCGCTATCTCTCCCCTATTTATACTATTAGCATGGATTCTTTTCACCCTTGGTGTTTTCGCCCTTGGCTATCCAAGGGTTCGCCAAGCAGTCGTTTCCAGTGGTGTTCTCCAATATGCCCGGATAGGAGAAGACAGCCCTCTCCCCTCGACTCAGGTCAGGACAGTACAGGTCTCATTCATAACAGCCAGTGGAGAGCAGCAACTTGTCTCCCTCCAAACCAAACGATTGGGAGGGAGCCAATACCATGACAGTTATGAAGCACTGCTTAAGGGCCCTACGAGAGAGGTGCTCAGCTCAGGGTTGGTGAGCTACATCAATCCAGGGACCTCCCTTATCGGAGTAACGCTGTCAAACAAGATTCTCTTTGTTGATGTAAGTAAGGACTTCTTGGATAGCTTGGATATTGTGAAAGCAACAGAACAGATGAAAACCACTGCTCTAGCATTCAGCCAGGTCAAGGATCTGGTTATATTGGTTGAGGGAAAACCGTTAGAACAATAG
- the rpsD gene encoding 30S ribosomal protein S4, with protein sequence MARYTGPKCRYCRAERTKLFLKGDRCHSGKCPLNDIKSTGLPGKDPRARSKKPTDYGLQLREKQKLKRTYCMLEKQFKLTFNEATRLPGKTGENLIMLLEQRLDNVVFRLHFASSRSQAAQLVNHGHVYVNGKRVSIPSYRLRPGDEVSVGKSGQKMLIIKENLKEYTKSGVCQWLNLDVDAMKGTFIAVPRRSEVTELEKINEQLVVELYSR encoded by the coding sequence ATGGCTAGATATACTGGACCTAAGTGCAGATATTGTAGAGCAGAGAGGACCAAGTTGTTCCTCAAGGGTGATCGATGCCACAGTGGCAAATGCCCGCTTAATGACATCAAGTCCACTGGGCTTCCTGGTAAGGATCCCCGCGCGCGCTCCAAGAAGCCGACCGACTACGGTCTGCAGTTGCGCGAGAAGCAGAAACTGAAGAGAACTTACTGCATGCTTGAAAAGCAGTTCAAGCTTACCTTCAATGAGGCAACAAGACTTCCTGGTAAGACCGGTGAAAACTTGATCATGCTTCTTGAACAGAGACTTGATAATGTGGTGTTTAGGCTCCACTTTGCTTCCAGCCGCAGTCAGGCTGCACAGCTGGTTAATCACGGACATGTTTACGTGAATGGCAAGCGTGTTTCCATTCCTTCTTACCGCCTTCGCCCAGGTGATGAGGTTTCCGTAGGCAAGAGTGGTCAGAAGATGTTGATTATTAAAGAAAACCTCAAGGAATACACCAAGAGTGGCGTATGCCAGTGGCTGAACCTAGATGTAGATGCCATGAAAGGCACTTTCATCGCAGTTCCGAGAAGAAGTGAAGTCACCGAGCTCGAAAAGATTAACGAGCAGCTGGTTGTCGAGTTGTATTCCAGATAA